One genomic segment of Ipomoea triloba cultivar NCNSP0323 chromosome 9, ASM357664v1 includes these proteins:
- the LOC116031009 gene encoding uncharacterized protein LOC116031009: MALLDLQGLNKLVNILHLGLFLMPAGTRGQLQQVLMPAENGNTDQISAEALLVSPSSISSISQPTPMPQTAATCSRRHPPTLPFRLDLLASATPLLASTTDGCCLMQMQNVSSRVEKLYA, encoded by the exons ATGGCTCTGTTGGACCTTCAAG GGCTGAACAAACTTGTGAATATACTCCACCTGGGGCTTTTCTTAATGCCAGCTGGTACTAGGGGCCAACTTCAGCAAGTCTTAATGCCAGCCGAAAATGGAAACACAGACCAGATCTCAGCTGAAGCCCTCCTCGTCTCACCTTCGTCGATCTCCTCCATCTCTCAGCCGACACCGATGCCGCAAACCGCCGCGACCTGCAGTAGACGCCACCCGCCGACGCTGCCATTCCGTCTCGACCTGCTAGCCTCCGCCACGCCACTGCTAGCCTCCACCACAGATG GCTGTTGTCTTATGCAAATGCAAAATGTTTCTAGCAGGGTTGAAAAACTTTATGCATGA
- the LOC116030995 gene encoding polygalacturonase-like: MAVSKLGFSLVFSFIIYVTFASAGSGSYNVQSYGAKPDGKTDSTKAFVGAWAAACASTAPATIYVPAGRFLVGSVTFGGQTCKNNAISFQMDGTLVAPSDYNNVVGKSGNWIKFEKVTGVSISGGTLDGQGTALWACKNSAKNCPQGATTLAFYNSNNVVISGLSSQNSQMFHILIDRCHNAKLQEVKISAPGNSPNTDGIHVQSSSAVTILNSHIGTGDDCISIGPGNSNLWIENIACGPGHGISIGSLGKEEQEGGVQNVTVKTATFTGTQNGLRIKTWAKPSNGFVKNVVFQHAVMSDVQNPIIIDQNYCPNHQNCPHQSSGVKISDIKYEDIHGTSATEVAMKFDCSNREPCSDITLDDVNLMYKDHPAQASCSNAGGTSSGLVTPASCL, translated from the exons ATGGCAGTCTCCAAGCTTGGTTTCTCACTTGTCTTCAGCTTTATCATCTACGTAACATTTGCATCAGCAGGCAGTGGTAGCTACAATGTCCAGAGCTATGGAGCGAAACCAGACGGTAAGACTGACTCCACCAAGGCGTTTGTGGGCGCATGGGCGGCGGCGTGCGCCTCCACCGCTCCGGCCACCATTTACGTGCCGGCGGGAAGGTTCTTGGTTGGGAGTGTGACTTTTGGGGGGCAAACATGCAAGAACAATGCCATTTCATTTCAAATGGATGGCACGCTTGTGGCTCCATCCGACTACAATAATGTGGTTGGAAAGAGTGGTAATTGGATCAAATTTGAAAAGGTGACCGGAGTTTCCATTTCCGGCGGAACCCTAGACGGCCAAGGCACTGCTCTTTGGGCATGCAAAAACTCCGCCAAGAATTGCCCTCAAGGGGCTACG acACTGGCGTTTTACAACTCAAACAACGTTGTTATTAGCGGACTAAGTTCACAAAACAGCCAAATGTTTCACATCCTCATTGACCGCTGCCACAACGCCAAGCTACAAGAAGTGAAGATCTCGGCTCCCGGAAACAGCCCCAACACCGATGGAATCCACGTTCAATCCTCCTCAGCTGTAACAATCTTGAATTCCCACATCGGCACCGGCGACGACTGTATCTCCATCGGCCCCGGAAACTCCAACCTGTGGATCGAAAACATCGCCTGCGGACCCGGCCACGGAATCAG CATTGGGAGTCTAGGTAAGGAAGAGCAGGAGGGTGGAGTACAAAATGTGACGGTGAAAACCGCTACTTTTACTGGCACTCAAAATGGGTTGAGGATCAAAACCTGGGCAAAGCCTAGCAATGGGTTTGTAAAAAATGTTGTTTTCCAACACGCAGTTATGTCTGACGTACAAAACCCCATCATCATCGACCAAAATTACTGTCCTAACCACCAAAACTGTCCTCATCAG AGCTCAGGCGTGAAGATAAGCGACATAAAGTACGAGGACATACATGGGACATCAGCGACGGAAGTGGCGATGAAGTTCGATTGCAGCAACAGAGAACCCTGCAGTGACATAACGTTAGACGATGTAAACTTGATGTACAAAGATCACCCGGCTCAAGCCTCCTGCTCTAACGCCGGAGGGACGTCTTCCGGTTTAGTTACGCCGGCGAGCTGCCTCTAG
- the LOC116030994 gene encoding polygalacturonase-like codes for MAVSKLCFSLVFSFIYVTVASAGSGSYNVQSFGAKPDGKTDSTKAFVGAWAAACASTAPATIYVPAGRFLVGSLSFGGQTCKSNAISFQIDGTLVAPSDYNNVVGKSGNWIRFEKVTGVSISGGTLDGQGAALWACKNSAKNCPQGATTLAFYNSNNVVISGLSSVNSQMFHILIDGCHNAKLQGVKISAPGNSPNTDGIHLQSSSAVTILNSHIGTGDDCISIGPGNSNLWIENIACGPGHGISIGSLGWEMEEAGVQNVTVKTATFTGTQNGLRIKTWARPSNGFVRNVVYQHAVMSGVQNPIIIDQNYCPDNKNCPQQSSGVKISGVTYEDVHGTSATEVAVKFECSKTEPCSKITLDHVNLTFKDEKAEASCANAGGTTSGLVLPLIGCF; via the exons ATGGCAGTCTCCAAGCTTTGTTTCTCACTTGTCTTCAGTTTTATCTACGTTACAGTTGCATCAGCAGGCAGTGGTAGCTACAATGTCCAGAGCTTTGGAGCGAAACCCGACGGCAAGACTGACTCCACCAAGGCGTTTGTGGGCGCATGGGCGGCGGCGTGTGCCTCCACCGCTCCGGCCACCATTTACGTGCCGGCGGGGAGGTTCTTGGTTGGGAGTTTGAGTTTTGGGGGGCAAACATGCAAGAGCAATGCCATTTCTTTTCAAATTGATGGCACGCTTGTGGCTCCATCTGACTACAATAATGTGGTTGGAAAGAGCGGTAATTGGATCAGATTTGAAAAGGTGACCGGAGTTTCCATTTCCGGCGGAACCCTAGACGGCCAAGGCGCTGCTCTTTGGGCATGCAAAAATTCCGCCAAGAATTGCCCCCAAGGAGCTACG acACTGGCGTTTTACAACTCAAACAACGTTGTTATCAGCGGACTAAGTTCAGTAAACAGCCAAATGTTTCACATCCTCATTGACGGCTGCCACAACGCCAAGTTACAAGGAGTGAAGATCTCGGCTCCCGGAAACAGCCCCAACACCGACGGAATCCACCTTCAATCCTCCTCAGCTGTAACAATCTTGAATTCCCACATCGGCACCGGCGACGACTGTATCTCCATCGGCCCCGGCAACTCCAACTTGTGGATCGAAAACATCGCCTGCGGCCCCGGCCACGGAATCAG CATTGGGAGTTTAGGTTGGGAAATGGAGGAGGCTGGAGTGCAAAACGTGACGGTTAAAACCGCTACATTTACGGGCACTCAAAACGGTTTGAGGATCAAAACATGGGCAAGACCCAGCAATGGGTTTGTGAGAAACGTTGTTTATCAACACGCAGTCATGTCTGGCGTACAAAACCCCATCATCATCGATCAAAATTACTGCCCTGACAACAAAAACTGTCCTCAACAA AGCTCGGGCGTGAAGATCAGCGGCGTAACATACGAAGACGTACATGGGACATCCGCGACGGAAGTGGCGGTGAAATTCGAGTGTAGCAAGACAGAACCGTGCAGCAAAATAACGTTGGACCATGTAAACCTGACATTCAAAGATGAGAAGGCTGAAGCGTCCTGCGCTAACGCCGGTGGGACCACTTCCGGTTTGGTTCTGCCCTTAATCGGCTGCTTCtag